One Faecalispora anaeroviscerum genomic window carries:
- the cpaB gene encoding Flp pilus assembly protein CpaB: protein MSLFKNRTVVGVICILLSLLICFGVTPLFNKSVSQKTEIVRVVKEIKAGDEITKDTVQTVEVGGFGLPDNVIRQSEMVIGKYAKSDLSIGDYILNTKLSDTPAAENAYLYNLDGTKQAMSVTIKSFANGLSGKLQSGDIVSVIAADHKKQGSTVIPAELKYVEVISVTASSGYDANTGEAKSEKDERELPSTVTLLVSPEQSKVLAELEADGKLHLALVYRGTPANTAKFTEAQDKVIAALYPVEVPQDSSSEPKSQESEESTASETPAESEVQ from the coding sequence ATGAGTCTTTTTAAGAATCGCACTGTTGTCGGTGTAATCTGCATCCTTTTGTCCCTGCTTATCTGCTTCGGCGTAACGCCGCTGTTCAACAAGTCCGTCAGCCAGAAAACCGAGATCGTCCGCGTGGTTAAGGAAATCAAAGCAGGCGATGAGATCACAAAGGATACGGTCCAGACCGTGGAGGTAGGTGGCTTCGGTCTGCCCGACAACGTCATCCGCCAGAGCGAAATGGTCATCGGCAAGTATGCCAAATCCGACCTCTCCATCGGTGATTATATCTTGAACACCAAGCTGTCCGACACCCCCGCTGCGGAGAATGCCTATCTTTACAATTTGGACGGCACCAAGCAGGCCATGTCGGTGACCATCAAGAGCTTTGCAAACGGTCTGTCCGGCAAGCTCCAGAGCGGCGATATAGTGTCGGTCATTGCCGCCGACCACAAAAAACAGGGCTCCACCGTCATCCCCGCCGAGCTGAAATATGTGGAGGTCATCAGCGTGACTGCCTCCTCCGGCTATGACGCCAACACCGGTGAGGCCAAATCCGAGAAGGATGAGCGTGAGCTGCCCTCCACCGTAACCCTGCTGGTATCTCCCGAACAGAGCAAAGTGTTGGCGGAGCTGGAGGCTGACGGCAAGCTCCACCTCGCCCTCGTTTACCGTGGCACGCCTGCCAACACCGCAAAGTTTACAGAGGCGCAGGACAAAGTCATTGCCGCTCTGTATCCTGTGGAGGTGCCACAGGACAGCTCATCTGAACCCAAGTCTCAGGAATCGGAGGAAAGCACTGCATCCGAAACACCCGCGGAAAGCGAGGTGCAGTGA
- a CDS encoding SpoVG family protein — translation MPKNTTPAVPKYDVKIHSIRPEGSCKATASVNIYSDFAVRGIKIMDGSKGLFVSMPSYKAGNGEYKDICFPCTKEAKAEFDKAVIGAYQQALTQGQTAVQKQESPEPQQEQSQPVMGGM, via the coding sequence ATGCCTAAGAATACAACACCGGCTGTCCCCAAGTACGATGTGAAAATCCATTCCATCCGCCCGGAGGGAAGCTGCAAGGCCACCGCCTCGGTTAACATCTACAGTGATTTTGCCGTGCGGGGCATCAAGATCATGGACGGCTCCAAGGGGCTGTTTGTCTCCATGCCCAGCTATAAAGCCGGAAACGGTGAGTACAAGGATATCTGCTTCCCTTGCACCAAAGAAGCCAAAGCAGAATTTGACAAGGCGGTCATCGGTGCCTACCAGCAGGCGCTCACCCAAGGGCAGACCGCCGTACAGAAACAGGAATCTCCCGAACCCCAGCAGGAGCAAAGCCAGCCTGTCATGGGTGGGATGTAG
- a CDS encoding YodL domain-containing protein, with product MPGISLKNGLISYYGNPAGYTEKENAVVDNIFQSNELSAWLKSRSLTPQWTDGVMERLLAGERLGGIETAAPLKNVRIWQLKPDVDIHMKFISYEEMVRKFGEPSPGNYRIAYDGQLDTNDPETIYERYSIRQPPGFLGNPLSMSDIIELYNAAGSEFYYADRKVFRQIEFESPEPIQTMDMSM from the coding sequence ATGCCGGGGATTTCCCTGAAAAACGGCCTCATTTCTTATTACGGAAACCCGGCCGGTTATACAGAAAAAGAAAATGCAGTTGTGGACAACATCTTTCAGAGCAATGAGCTGTCTGCTTGGCTGAAAAGCCGTTCCCTAACACCGCAGTGGACGGATGGCGTGATGGAGCGGCTTCTTGCCGGGGAACGGCTGGGTGGTATCGAAACTGCTGCTCCGCTGAAAAATGTTCGCATCTGGCAGCTCAAGCCCGACGTGGATATCCACATGAAATTTATTTCCTATGAGGAAATGGTGCGGAAGTTCGGAGAACCGTCTCCCGGAAATTACCGTATCGCCTATGACGGCCAGCTTGATACCAATGATCCAGAAACTATCTACGAGCGGTACAGCATACGGCAGCCTCCCGGCTTTTTAGGGAATCCACTCTCCATGTCAGACATCATTGAGCTATACAACGCTGCCGGAAGCGAGTTCTACTATGCGGACCGTAAGGTATTCCGGCAGATCGAATTTGAATCACCCGAACCCATCCAAACCATGGACATGAGTATGTAG
- a CDS encoding type II/IV secretion system ATPase subunit, with the protein MLGKKRNTPAFAKGKNKAQAEQEQKKQTQNQPSTPPATAPALSNTMDQESTVNRTVDFSGVNRTHTLFFTPEAEGKDFSSVLADVQEYISEHYSTLITAGGEDAKAQLKRYITKYVQDRRVSVNGMSGGKLADALYTEMAEFGFLTKYIFGTGIEEIDINSWRDIEVQYSDGRTVKLEERFESPQHAVNVIRRMLHISGMVLDNASPIVLGHLSKNIRIAVLKSPIVDEDVGVAASIRIVNPQSMKKDDFVKSGTATDPMLDFLSLCIRYGISVCVAGATSSGKTTVAGWVLTTVPDNKRIYTIENGSRELALVREKDGKVINSVIHTLTRDSDNDRQRIDQTNLLDYALRFNPDIIVVGEMRGAEANAAQEAARTGVAVLTTIHSNSCEATYRRMVSLCKRAVDMSDQTLMDYVTEAYPIVVFCKQLENKQRRMMEIQECEILPDGTRNYRPLFQYIITENRMEDGKFIIEGHHEQINAISESLAKRLLENGMPQAVIESLRGKEAQSA; encoded by the coding sequence ATGTTAGGGAAAAAGAGAAATACCCCGGCATTTGCCAAGGGAAAAAATAAGGCACAGGCCGAACAGGAGCAGAAAAAACAGACACAAAACCAACCATCCACACCCCCGGCGACGGCTCCCGCTTTGAGCAACACCATGGATCAGGAGTCTACGGTGAACCGCACTGTGGATTTTTCAGGGGTAAACCGCACCCATACGCTGTTCTTCACACCTGAAGCAGAGGGTAAGGATTTCTCATCAGTCCTTGCCGATGTGCAGGAGTACATCTCCGAACATTACAGCACCCTCATCACTGCGGGCGGCGAGGATGCCAAGGCACAGCTCAAACGCTACATCACAAAGTACGTTCAGGACCGTCGCGTATCGGTAAACGGCATGAGCGGCGGCAAGCTGGCGGATGCTCTCTACACCGAAATGGCGGAGTTCGGATTTCTGACGAAATATATCTTCGGCACCGGAATCGAGGAAATCGACATCAACTCGTGGCGGGACATTGAAGTGCAATATTCGGACGGCCGCACGGTCAAGCTGGAGGAACGCTTTGAGAGCCCCCAGCACGCTGTCAATGTAATCCGCAGGATGCTCCACATCAGCGGCATGGTCTTGGACAACGCCAGCCCCATCGTGCTGGGGCATCTTTCTAAAAACATCCGAATTGCCGTTCTCAAAAGTCCCATCGTGGATGAAGATGTGGGCGTCGCCGCCTCCATCCGTATCGTCAACCCGCAGAGCATGAAGAAAGACGATTTTGTCAAAAGCGGTACGGCGACCGACCCCATGCTGGACTTTTTATCCCTCTGTATCCGCTACGGCATATCGGTCTGCGTGGCGGGCGCCACCAGCTCCGGCAAAACCACCGTGGCGGGCTGGGTGCTGACAACCGTCCCCGACAATAAGAGAATCTATACCATTGAAAACGGTTCCCGTGAGCTGGCATTGGTTCGGGAAAAGGACGGTAAGGTGATCAATTCGGTCATCCATACCCTGACCCGCGACAGCGACAATGACCGCCAGCGCATCGATCAAACCAACCTCCTGGACTATGCGCTCCGTTTTAATCCGGATATTATCGTAGTGGGCGAAATGAGAGGCGCCGAGGCCAATGCCGCCCAGGAAGCCGCCCGAACCGGAGTTGCGGTGCTGACCACCATCCACTCCAATTCCTGCGAGGCTACCTATCGCCGCATGGTGTCCCTGTGCAAACGTGCGGTGGATATGTCCGACCAGACCCTTATGGACTATGTCACCGAAGCCTACCCCATTGTGGTGTTCTGCAAGCAGCTTGAAAATAAGCAGCGCCGCATGATGGAGATTCAGGAGTGCGAGATCCTCCCGGACGGCACAAGAAACTACCGTCCATTGTTCCAGTATATCATTACCGAAAACCGCATGGAGGACGGCAAATTCATCATCGAGGGACACCACGAACAGATCAATGCCATCTCGGAGAGCCTTGCCAAGCGGCTGCTGGAAAATGGTATGCCCCAGGCGGTCATCGAGAGCTTGCGGGGAAAGGAGGCGCAAAGCGCATGA
- a CDS encoding P-loop NTPase family protein, translating to MLNFKKKSIFTRQSAREDAPPEQEPQSGILAVWGSPGSGKTVTAVKIAKHLADRKKNVVLLLCDMTTPMLPCVCPPSDLESEHSLGSILAATHVTEALIKHNLVTLKKNSHLTILGMKKGENEYTYPPYEQLQAQELMDGLREIAPFVVVDCGSYIANDILSAVALMEADSVLRLANADLKSVSYLSSQLPLLRDSKWDADKQYKVASNVKPQQAREQIGQALGSVAFTIIHSQELEEQYLAGNLLADLSLKDSRLFRREIEKIAKEVFGC from the coding sequence ATGCTGAATTTCAAGAAAAAGAGCATCTTCACCCGCCAGTCCGCCAGGGAAGATGCCCCACCGGAGCAGGAGCCTCAGAGCGGCATTCTTGCCGTTTGGGGCTCTCCCGGCAGCGGAAAGACGGTCACCGCCGTGAAGATTGCAAAGCATCTTGCGGACCGGAAGAAAAACGTGGTACTTCTGCTCTGTGATATGACCACACCCATGCTGCCCTGTGTCTGCCCTCCCTCCGATCTGGAGAGTGAGCATTCGCTGGGCAGTATCCTTGCCGCTACCCATGTGACCGAAGCCCTCATCAAGCACAATCTGGTGACCCTCAAGAAAAACAGCCACCTGACCATCCTCGGCATGAAAAAGGGTGAGAACGAGTACACCTATCCGCCCTATGAGCAGCTACAGGCACAGGAGCTGATGGACGGACTACGGGAAATCGCCCCATTCGTTGTGGTGGACTGCGGCAGCTATATCGCCAACGACATTCTCTCCGCCGTGGCGCTCATGGAGGCAGACAGCGTCCTGCGCCTTGCCAATGCAGACCTCAAGTCTGTGAGTTATCTCTCCAGCCAGCTCCCTCTGCTTCGGGATTCCAAATGGGATGCTGATAAACAATACAAGGTTGCCAGCAACGTAAAGCCCCAGCAGGCCAGGGAGCAGATCGGTCAGGCGCTGGGTTCGGTAGCCTTTACCATCATCCATTCTCAGGAGCTGGAGGAACAGTACCTTGCAGGAAATCTGCTGGCTGATTTGTCCCTAAAAGACAGCCGCTTGTTCCGCAGGGAGATTGAAAAAATTGCAAAGGAGGTGTTCGGATGTTAG
- a CDS encoding type II secretion system F family protein, with translation MTTVLLIACIGMIAGSFILLGLTPIEFTTAVFGKLTDRPKSLRDEVGEFTRRKKQSYLRREIAEVQSILKVTGRTARFPMLCALSLLCFAVGASIAIMLSNFFLVPVMAVGCMFLPFWWVKLTASHFKRDIAAELETALSIITTAYLRNEDILTAVDENLPYLNPPVLSVFKGFVSRVRLVDPDVTAALHDLKDRIDNAVYVEWCDALIACQHDRSLKTTLTPIVSKLSDMRVVNGELENMVFEPRKEFIIMQVLVVGNIPLMYFLNKDWYHTLMHTPLGQIILTICAAVIFVSTAFVIKLTQPIEYRR, from the coding sequence ATGACAACGGTACTCTTAATCGCCTGCATCGGAATGATAGCAGGCTCTTTTATTTTACTCGGCCTTACTCCGATAGAGTTCACCACGGCAGTGTTCGGAAAGCTCACCGACAGGCCCAAGTCTCTCCGCGACGAAGTGGGTGAATTCACCCGCAGGAAAAAGCAGTCCTATCTGCGCCGGGAAATTGCCGAGGTGCAGTCTATTCTCAAGGTAACAGGCAGGACGGCACGCTTTCCCATGCTCTGTGCCCTGTCTCTGCTGTGCTTTGCCGTGGGCGCATCCATCGCCATCATGCTCTCGAACTTTTTCCTTGTTCCTGTGATGGCGGTAGGCTGTATGTTCCTGCCTTTCTGGTGGGTAAAGCTCACAGCCAGCCACTTCAAGCGGGATATTGCGGCGGAGCTGGAAACAGCGCTCAGTATCATCACCACAGCCTACCTCAGAAACGAGGACATCCTGACGGCAGTAGACGAAAATCTGCCGTATCTTAACCCTCCCGTGCTATCGGTTTTCAAAGGGTTTGTGTCCCGTGTCAGGTTGGTTGACCCCGATGTGACGGCAGCGCTCCATGACCTGAAAGACCGCATCGACAACGCTGTATATGTCGAATGGTGTGATGCCCTCATTGCCTGCCAGCACGACCGCAGCCTCAAGACCACCTTGACCCCTATCGTCAGCAAGCTGTCCGATATGCGGGTGGTTAACGGTGAGCTGGAAAACATGGTGTTTGAGCCGAGAAAGGAATTCATCATCATGCAGGTTCTCGTCGTCGGCAATATCCCGCTCATGTATTTTTTGAACAAGGATTGGTACCACACGCTGATGCACACACCGCTGGGGCAGATTATTCTGACCATTTGCGCCGCCGTGATTTTCGTTTCTACGGCGTTTGTCATCAAGCTCACGCAGCCCATCGAATATCGAAGATAG
- a CDS encoding DUF6133 family protein, whose product MIYVIKKVKAAVSHKLTAAKDTAARLAFRGRRILSESAGEGYIDTAIKILLAVVIGALLLAGLYALFGETVLPTLTQRIKEMFNYAG is encoded by the coding sequence ATGATTTATGTTATCAAAAAAGTAAAGGCTGCGGTTTCTCATAAGCTGACGGCGGCAAAGGACACCGCCGCCAGACTTGCATTCCGCGGCAGGCGCATTCTCTCAGAGAGTGCCGGGGAGGGCTACATCGACACGGCCATTAAAATCCTGCTGGCCGTTGTCATTGGCGCCCTGCTCCTTGCAGGGCTCTACGCACTGTTTGGCGAAACCGTGCTGCCGACTCTGACTCAGCGTATCAAGGAGATGTTCAACTACGCCGGTTAA
- a CDS encoding S-layer homology domain-containing protein, which produces MKEKMKRPLSILLVVCMVVALLAGSAYAVNRYFEDAKGHWAEEAIQILTDKGVISGYPDGLAHPDAIITRGEFAALIARTMELPEPDESEVTIRFTDIAGHWSEQYVESLIIAGIIQKDDFGTKFLPNDPITRMEMIRMLVRAIGKGDHDVSCPCVTGFSDDDGLADGDKACICTGKKYGIVTGYPDGTVKPEGKATRAEAFEMLVDTEKAKEQIKKEEPPKPPVTPKPEDKPSGGGGSGGGGSSYVPAPQFSFTLPKTAYTADEIEIKPESRYVSGVTWTILKNGLPAELPGLTEGELTAAGGKVKFTHTGSITLIATAKNSRGATVTHEQTVSIYPVVTAAFTLPETAHADTGVPVELSTENLGSNSVLWSLQKDGTAADMEKAVTGELTAAGGTVLFKDKGSYTLTASITDELGKVVTAQSSITVYPVAEVNLTLPAVTHTDKTAQLKTETKETDGLTLTYTLTRNGESADIDTWIEGDPDHGSIRFKEKGVYALTASVTDATGRVFAGSAGITVYPVGSAGFYLPEVFHTDKAVVVEAVFGEIGSHTAKWSLLHDGKEVSLTNAAEGTLGNNGGELKFRSKGSYILKAEFTDDGGRSYRYEQGFKVYPVPNLTYGLPKHAHTDTDIVVKTEANHLDGLAVEWLVDNTFGFQDWSTYVDGKLSNDGGTIRFKRAGIYELVARITDDTGRVFLYESKDRCEVLPVLTIGFELPAFAYTDTAIDLRTHGNNNVLPVEWSVSKDGKSIPLSEAFDGSLTPQGGKITFKGGGEYVLTAAMTDYLKRSYSHSENIRILPVVQYAFTMPQTVHYSTEFEVAARDVRHIGSYAVVWTLQKDGNTAQYQGTLGNDGGRIAIRDIGTFTLTASITDSAGRVISHAESITVTNTAPNAPVVEAVPTRTAKDGKFLVNITANATDPDGDAVTLEYADTAADGYYAPGTHTIRVRAKDIAGAYSTWTEKTFTVTNAAPTVTLTAEPTRIVKDGKFLVNISATAADADGDATTLEWDNKAADNYYAAGTHTIRVRAKDIAGAYSPWASKTFTITSSAPTVTLTATPTRTANNGKFLVNISATAADSDGDATTLEWDNKAADNYYAVGTHTIRVRAKDATGLYSEWVSKTFSIVNSAPTAPVISRTPNGNSVAPGTPVTIKATSSDPDGDAVTLVWEGRNAETQTYPRGKNVVRVKAVDSAGAESPWAAIVFFVADSNGGGGMVLTGPDSVIMENGLEGATITEYTFTVPPVSGHSGSDFGRVRGYNRLTSQWDQLDYGTTTNGITFTRSLGAGVYTRLEFYYYTNHDCMYNKSNITYSVTYHFE; this is translated from the coding sequence ATGAAGGAGAAAATGAAAAGACCTCTCAGCATCCTCCTCGTGGTCTGCATGGTTGTTGCCCTGCTTGCGGGCAGCGCCTATGCGGTAAACCGATATTTTGAGGATGCCAAAGGCCATTGGGCGGAGGAAGCCATCCAAATCCTCACGGATAAGGGCGTCATCAGCGGCTATCCCGATGGTCTCGCACATCCCGACGCAATCATTACAAGAGGCGAGTTTGCCGCCCTGATTGCCAGGACTATGGAACTGCCGGAACCGGATGAAAGTGAAGTCACCATTCGCTTTACTGACATTGCCGGACACTGGTCGGAGCAGTATGTAGAGTCGCTCATCATTGCAGGAATTATCCAAAAGGACGATTTCGGGACGAAGTTCCTGCCGAATGATCCAATCACCCGCATGGAGATGATCCGAATGCTGGTGAGGGCTATCGGCAAGGGCGACCATGATGTATCCTGCCCCTGTGTCACCGGGTTTTCCGATGACGATGGACTCGCTGATGGGGATAAAGCCTGTATCTGTACAGGCAAAAAGTACGGCATTGTGACTGGTTACCCGGACGGTACAGTAAAGCCGGAAGGCAAAGCCACCCGTGCGGAAGCCTTTGAAATGCTGGTGGATACGGAGAAAGCAAAGGAACAGATCAAAAAAGAAGAACCTCCGAAGCCGCCCGTAACACCCAAGCCGGAGGATAAGCCTTCCGGTGGCGGCGGTTCTGGCGGTGGTGGTTCCTCTTATGTTCCCGCTCCGCAGTTCAGCTTCACATTGCCCAAAACCGCCTACACCGCCGATGAAATTGAGATTAAGCCGGAAAGTCGCTATGTGAGCGGTGTGACATGGACAATTCTTAAAAACGGACTGCCCGCCGAGCTTCCCGGGCTGACAGAGGGCGAACTGACCGCTGCAGGCGGCAAGGTGAAATTCACGCATACCGGTAGCATCACCCTCATTGCCACGGCAAAAAACAGCCGGGGCGCCACGGTGACCCATGAGCAGACGGTCAGCATCTATCCGGTGGTGACAGCGGCATTCACACTGCCCGAAACCGCCCATGCCGATACCGGCGTGCCGGTGGAGCTTTCCACGGAGAATCTCGGTTCCAATTCGGTGCTGTGGTCCCTCCAAAAAGATGGAACCGCCGCCGATATGGAGAAAGCCGTCACCGGAGAGCTGACCGCTGCTGGCGGCACGGTGCTGTTCAAGGATAAGGGCAGCTATACGCTCACGGCCTCCATCACAGACGAGCTGGGCAAGGTTGTCACCGCACAGAGCAGCATTACCGTCTACCCTGTGGCGGAGGTGAATCTCACCCTGCCGGCAGTTACCCATACCGATAAAACCGCCCAGCTAAAAACAGAAACAAAAGAAACGGATGGGCTCACGCTAACCTACACCCTGACCCGCAACGGAGAATCCGCTGACATCGACACATGGATTGAAGGAGATCCCGACCATGGCAGCATCCGATTCAAGGAAAAAGGTGTCTATGCGCTGACCGCTTCCGTTACCGATGCTACCGGCAGAGTGTTTGCCGGTAGCGCAGGCATCACGGTCTACCCGGTGGGCTCGGCGGGATTCTACTTGCCCGAAGTCTTCCATACCGACAAAGCGGTTGTGGTGGAAGCGGTGTTCGGAGAGATCGGCAGCCATACCGCCAAATGGTCCCTGCTGCATGACGGCAAGGAGGTATCCCTCACCAATGCGGCGGAGGGTACGCTGGGCAACAACGGCGGTGAGCTGAAGTTCCGCTCCAAAGGCAGCTATATCCTGAAAGCGGAGTTCACCGATGATGGCGGCAGGAGCTACCGCTATGAGCAGGGCTTCAAGGTTTATCCCGTGCCCAACCTTACCTACGGCCTGCCAAAACACGCCCATACCGACACCGATATCGTGGTCAAAACCGAAGCCAACCATCTGGACGGTCTCGCCGTTGAGTGGCTGGTGGATAACACATTCGGTTTCCAAGATTGGTCGACTTATGTGGACGGAAAGCTCTCGAATGACGGAGGTACCATCCGCTTCAAAAGAGCGGGCATCTATGAGCTGGTAGCGAGAATCACCGATGATACCGGCCGTGTCTTTCTGTACGAAAGCAAGGACAGGTGCGAGGTGCTTCCCGTACTGACTATCGGCTTTGAACTTCCTGCCTTTGCCTACACTGATACCGCCATTGACCTCAGAACTCATGGCAATAATAATGTTCTGCCTGTGGAGTGGTCCGTCAGCAAGGACGGCAAGAGCATTCCGCTCTCCGAGGCGTTTGACGGCAGCCTCACCCCCCAGGGCGGCAAGATTACCTTTAAGGGCGGCGGCGAGTATGTTCTTACCGCAGCCATGACCGACTATCTGAAACGCAGTTATTCCCACAGCGAAAACATCCGCATCCTGCCGGTGGTGCAGTATGCTTTCACCATGCCGCAGACTGTTCACTACAGTACGGAGTTTGAGGTTGCCGCAAGGGATGTTCGGCATATCGGCAGCTATGCTGTGGTCTGGACACTGCAAAAGGATGGCAATACCGCACAGTATCAGGGTACCCTGGGCAATGACGGCGGTAGAATTGCCATCCGTGACATCGGCACTTTTACCCTGACCGCTTCCATCACCGACAGCGCAGGACGTGTAATCTCACATGCGGAGAGTATTACGGTAACCAATACGGCGCCGAATGCTCCTGTGGTAGAGGCCGTTCCAACCCGTACAGCCAAGGATGGAAAGTTTCTCGTCAACATCACCGCCAATGCCACAGATCCCGATGGAGATGCGGTGACCTTGGAGTATGCGGACACTGCGGCTGACGGCTACTATGCGCCGGGTACCCACACCATCCGTGTCAGGGCGAAGGATATTGCCGGGGCTTACTCTACCTGGACCGAGAAAACTTTCACCGTGACCAATGCCGCCCCCACTGTTACCCTGACAGCCGAGCCAACCCGCATTGTCAAGGACGGCAAGTTCCTTGTCAATATCAGTGCGACAGCCGCCGATGCGGACGGCGATGCAACCACGCTGGAATGGGACAACAAGGCGGCTGACAACTACTATGCCGCAGGCACGCACACCATCCGCGTCCGTGCCAAAGATATTGCCGGAGCATATTCTCCTTGGGCATCAAAGACTTTCACCATCACCAGCTCCGCACCGACTGTAACTCTGACCGCAACCCCCACTCGAACAGCGAATAACGGCAAATTCCTTGTCAATATCAGCGCAACAGCCGCTGACTCGGACGGCGATGCCACCACTCTGGAGTGGGACAACAAGGCGGCTGACAACTACTATGCCGTTGGCACGCACACCATCCGTGTTCGTGCCAAAGATGCTACCGGGCTGTATTCGGAGTGGGTGTCCAAAACATTCAGCATCGTAAACTCTGCACCGACTGCGCCGGTCATCAGCCGAACTCCAAACGGCAACAGCGTAGCGCCGGGAACGCCGGTCACCATTAAGGCAACCAGCTCTGACCCCGATGGCGATGCTGTCACCCTTGTCTGGGAGGGCCGAAATGCTGAAACACAGACCTATCCCCGTGGAAAGAACGTGGTCCGCGTCAAAGCGGTGGACTCCGCAGGCGCTGAATCGCCTTGGGCTGCCATCGTTTTCTTTGTGGCGGACTCAAACGGCGGTGGTGGGATGGTCTTAACAGGGCCTGACTCCGTTATCATGGAAAACGGGCTCGAAGGCGCCACCATCACAGAATATACCTTTACGGTGCCTCCTGTAAGTGGTCACAGCGGCTCGGACTTCGGCAGAGTGCGTGGATACAACAGGCTGACCAGCCAGTGGGATCAGCTTGACTACGGTACCACCACCAACGGCATCACTTTCACTCGCAGCCTTGGCGCAGGCGTATACACAAGGCTGGAATTCTATTATTACACCAATCACGACTGCATGTATAACAAGAGCAACATCACGTATTCCGTAACCTATCATTTCGAGTAA
- a CDS encoding prepilin peptidase translates to MEANGIAQAALFSSLLLAASVWDLRKRIIPDSICLLIALAGLIDFSPANFLGVLAALPLLIAALYKPDSIGGGDIKLTATAGIVLGFWGCTAGLTLGLMASLFFYFWAQAIRRLRKLEPQKAAQASLPMAPFLSLGFLAITILNIGGVIS, encoded by the coding sequence ATGGAGGCTAATGGCATCGCACAGGCGGCGCTTTTTTCTTCTCTGCTTCTGGCGGCTTCTGTGTGGGACCTCCGCAAACGGATCATCCCGGACAGCATCTGCCTCCTGATTGCACTGGCGGGGCTGATTGATTTCAGCCCCGCCAATTTCTTGGGAGTGCTTGCGGCGCTGCCGCTACTCATTGCCGCCCTATACAAACCGGACAGCATTGGCGGCGGGGATATCAAGCTCACTGCCACCGCGGGCATTGTTTTGGGATTTTGGGGATGCACGGCCGGGTTGACACTCGGTCTGATGGCATCCCTCTTTTTTTATTTCTGGGCCCAAGCCATCAGAAGGCTCCGCAAACTGGAGCCTCAGAAAGCGGCGCAGGCATCCCTGCCGATGGCGCCGTTTTTGTCCCTCGGCTTTCTTGCCATAACCATTCTAAATATCGGAGGAGTTATCTCATGA
- a CDS encoding DUF6133 family protein produces MKSLICKLKNKSATAVVRTRNTLSGNRGEGYIDTAIKILLAVVIGALLLAGLYALFGETVLPTLTQRIKEMFNYGG; encoded by the coding sequence ATGAAATCTCTCATTTGCAAGCTGAAGAACAAGTCTGCCACAGCCGTAGTCAGAACCCGAAACACCCTTTCCGGAAACCGCGGGGAGGGCTACATTGATACGGCCATTAAAATCCTGCTGGCGGTTGTCATCGGCGCTCTGCTTCTGGCAGGGCTTTATGCCCTGTTTGGGGAAACGGTACTGCCGACCTTGACACAGAGAATCAAGGAAATGTTCAACTATGGAGGCTAA